The genomic window TTAATCCATGAAAACTCTCTCAGCTGCCTTCTACGTGGCCGCGACACCCAGGCAATTCATTAAAGCTTTTGTCAGAGAGCAGCAAGAACGAGGCTGCTCTGTAAGGGAGGGCAAGCAAGAAGATGAGGTTGACCGCAGTGCAGGCTGGGCAGTATCCTCACCAACAGGATGCAGTCCTACAGCACCACTGGATGAGCCAAGCAGGGCTGGTGACAGAAACATGTTTATTAACAGTCCATCAATCAGAGATAAACAACGTAGCAGCCAAAGTCAATGCAGGAAATCCAGATGAAACTGCAGGAACAGCAGGGAACAGGCCCAAAAGCAGGTATACCTATGGCAAAGCTCAGGCAAGAAGTGGGTACCAATGCCTGAGCTTAAACTAAGCTCCTGGATCAGTGGGTAGAACATCAGGAAAGAACTAGAGAGCTGTAGTTGTCTAAATAAGGGATTAGGTCTGTGTGGATGAGACCTAAAGAAGAACAGAGCTTCATGACTATGAAGAAAGGTAGAACTCAAGTCACTGTTGTCTGTAAGGGAGGGGTGCCAtcttacaaaagaaatacaCGCTTGGAAGAATGAAAAGAGTTCTGGGAGATGCAGTTAGCTGACAAACAGGCTCACCACTACCAAAAGCAGCGATTCCTTTGCTAAAACAGTGGGATTTTACTGCAGGAAAAGAACCAGAAAACCTTCCACTATTTTGCTGAGATAAAATGGCTTACAAAAGGAAATGCCATCCTGAAGCCAGcgagaagggagaaagggaagacatTTTGTCTGTGAGCAGGGTAAGAAAGAGAAGGTAGGGGAGTAAGAAGCGTGTGTATTCATGAGATGAACCTATCTGAGACATCCTTTCCAGTCTTATTTTCAGTTCCCATTTAAGGGGTTTagaactgaaaggaagaagTGTGGTAAAGGTAGTGTTTGGAGAAGtaagcagagctgaaaaagtTAACATTATGGGGAGAGAAAGACTTTCCCCACTCATACCCCTTTTCTTCATCAGTATGTGACAGATTCTTGTGTAGAGGATCGTCAGCTGTATTTCTTGAtgaccttttccatttctcagttTTGACTTAAAATGATGTCTTAAGTAGGATTAATAAAGAAAATCccacattaaaaggaaaatttctgaaaCACAATTAAGgtatgtttttcatttccattcctTCATCTGTGCTGGggtttggcgggggggggcagttaATATGGACTTTATAGCTTCATATTATACCTTCTCCCTCAAATCACTGTGTTTCttgcaggaagagaagaggtACCGAGCTGCgtatttaaatgcagaagaatctgagagagaaaaattctctctcttctctgcagctgtaAGGGAAAGCCATGAGAAAGAGCGAAcaagagctgaaaaaacaaagaactggTCTATTATTGGTTCTGTACTAGGAGCCATTATAGGTGTTCTTGGTTCTACCTATGTTAATCGTGTAAGGCTGCAAGAATTAAAAGTCTTGGTGCTTGAAGCACAGAAGGGCCCAATAAATCTGCAAGAAGCCATCAAAGAACAGGCCTCCAGTCATTACTTACAGCAGAAGGATCTCAGTGACGTCATAGCCGACCTGAAAAACGTGCTGCAAACAAGGACATCACAGGAAATGAAAGAAGGCACTTTGTTAACTAGAGAAGACAGGAATAACTCCATAAAAATAGATTCTCTCTTAATTCCTTTAAACGAACAGCTAAACTACACTAAACAAGTCAGTTCATGTCTAGGGAGTTTACAACAGCAGTTTAACAGTTTGCAGGAAAGTATAACGCAaatgatttctgaaatgcagagtgTTAAACTTGCGGTTCATTCTAGACCTACAGAAAGAGTGATGCCAAGGTCTTCAGTGGAGGGTAAGGGCCAGGCTTCTGCCGTGAGAGATGTGATTTTAGAATTGTGTGATACCGAGCGGAGACTGGAAACACAAATCAAGAGGAATTCTATTTACAGCACTGCAGTGACATGCGCTGTGTTTGCTATTACTCTGCCCGTACTCTATATTATACTTAAAGGGAACTGATCTCTAATTAATTGCCACAATTTACTAGATGAATAAAAGTAAACTTGCACTCTAAGTACTTAAGAGTACAAGTCCAAATAAAGTTATGTTAGCATTTCTCGTTATGCTTTCTCCTGTATATTTGGAAAACTTGTAAAGGCTTAGTCCATCTACTGCTGCAGGCTCCATGTTTACAGTCTTTGTCATGCCTTGTGGTTTTTAACTCCTCAAGCAAAGGAAATTCCACAGTTTCATCTGTTGATTTCATTCACTGCTTCACTCTTTTACTGTCTAGTCTTGTATATCATGCCAGTCAGTCACTTTCACTCTGGAGCTGTATTTGTGATTTTCTGTTCAAATGATTCTTTTAATCTATCATTGATCTAAGTGCTTCATGTGTAGTCCTTTATAATTTTTGTCCCGATTTCTTCATAGTTTTGCAATTTGTCCATACACAAAACATTATGAGTCATTTTACCAAACAGATAGAAATATTTGCCCTGAAGTTTTTGGTTCGGTTTTTTAATTCTAGATGCAGCGActtgaaatgtgaaaaacagcagGGGCCATGTAAATAAGGATTGAAATTACTATGATACAATGTGGCTGTACAGCCAGatgattcatttaaaatacatttaagttaCATGTGGTAACTTTTTCCTAGGGAATGTTTGAAGTATCCAAAAGCATTTCTGGAGCTTTAGCTATTTGTTACTAATAGCTCCATGTCCTTAAAGGCTtacaggcagggaagaagggtTCAGATGCAGAGATGTAGTGAGTGTGATGATGTTTATTCTGCAGATGCAAGCCAATTAACCTTTCTTTACAGACTCCTTAACCCATGGTTCCCTAtgtattttgtggttttagtAATCATCTATGGCGCAATCACTTTCTTATCCTTACTAGTGTCTCATTGgaactttctctgttttttattcttttttcaattttgtcGTGTCTGGAAATGGCAATGCTACTGTACGGCAGGTGCTTTTAAGCTGGTATGTTAATGGTACTAGTGTTATGCAAACTACTCCAaaataatatttggaaaaaactgaaaggtccagctgcctttttttcctggaaggaTGAAGAATGGCTGATTGAGGAAAAATGCTTGTCTAAACAGCTAAACATCAGTATCTCTGTGTGGCCTAACACAAAGTTGTTGGTATCGCTGTGATAAATAGTTTTCTCGCTGTGATAAATAGTTTTCTCCCTGTGATGGCAGCAGATAAGCAAATCAGATGTGGAACTCCTGCTTGATGAGCACTTCTGTGGAACCTTTGCAAACACAGGAGCGACAAGCTCACTTCATGGTGTAATGCCTTTGTGTAAGCATTTCAGAATGACTAAGTTGTGTTTAGTATACAGTCtgctatggggtttttttcttctgtgagctCTTTCTAGTTTCTTCTCAGTAACCATATTAAAAGAGTTTGAGGTTTTGATTATAAGCTCCTAAGACTTTAAGATCTTTGTGACAGGGACACTTGCTCTATGAAGCACCA from Aquila chrysaetos chrysaetos chromosome 20, bAquChr1.4, whole genome shotgun sequence includes these protein-coding regions:
- the CCDC51 gene encoding mitochondrial potassium channel; the protein is MGPMKYKSSVSSVSCGLQYHHLLIKWSPKMNLHIVRTYCSSAPKRPEAKSAIEMAMSLLNRLTEAGTIMGKNSLQKMSATCKSWWDRYEEFVGINEVREAQGKVTEAESVFMIARGIVREARENVEAQQIKLKEIRDRLDRVSRDDTQYLELATLEHRLLQEEKRYRAAYLNAEESEREKFSLFSAAVRESHEKERTRAEKTKNWSIIGSVLGAIIGVLGSTYVNRVRLQELKVLVLEAQKGPINLQEAIKEQASSHYLQQKDLSDVIADLKNVLQTRTSQEMKEGTLLTREDRNNSIKIDSLLIPLNEQLNYTKQVSSCLGSLQQQFNSLQESITQMISEMQSVKLAVHSRPTERVMPRSSVEGKGQASAVRDVILELCDTERRLETQIKRNSIYSTAVTCAVFAITLPVLYIILKGN